Part of the Numenius arquata chromosome 5, bNumArq3.hap1.1, whole genome shotgun sequence genome is shown below.
GGCTTTAGTAGAGTGAGTTGCACACAAAGCCCCTGAGAGCAGCTTGTGGGTGCGGGCTGCGGTGCTGCCTGCGATAACGTGTGTGCAGGAAGGGCTCTAGTGCTCCtctagtttaaaaaataaataaataaataaataaataatctttccTCTAGATGGTTGGTTTAATATtgaagataattttaaattaaataaactatTCTCAGCGGAATTATTTAGGAGTCTGAAAAGGATCACTTGTGGAAGcagagatagatagatatatagagatagagatagatagatatatatatatacacaccctcAGATGTGTCCCTAATTCAGGGGCTCTGGACTGATGTACCCGTGTAGGTAAATACGCCCCGTGCTCTCTGCCTGCGCGGCTGCCACCACCGGGGGCTGATGTTCCCCATCCCACTCCTGGGCCCCACAGCCGCCGGGGAGGGATGGTGGggggcagcccccaccccggTTCGCCGCTGCTACTTTCTTGGGGCTGCCTGAGCTTCTCCTGCTCGCTAACCACAGCCGCCTTCAGTGCGTCTGTGGTTCGTGTGTCTCTCGCAGCTGAGGTCAGGAGCGAGTCATTTTGGTCCAGCACTCTTATTCCTGCGTTGCACGCTCTGGGGCTCATGCTGAGCCCACCAGCTGGGGGGATGTGCTGGTGGCTGCGCTCGCCTCGGCAGGAGGCTTCCCCAAAGTTTAAAACCTTTAAGGTATGAAGGTGGCAGTGCCCTGGGAGGCCAGCAGGGCTGCTGCCCCCGCTGCCTGGCTGTGCGTGGGGAAGGCatcactcctctctctgcttctccacAGAGCCCTCTTTGACTATGACCGGACCCGGGACAGTTGCTTGCCCAGCCAGGGGCTCAGTTTCTCCTACGGGGACATCCTGCATGTCATCAACGCCTCTGATGACGAGTGGTGGCAAGCCAGGCTTGTCACGCCCCACGGCGAGAGCGAGCAGATCGGGGTCATCCCCAGCAAGAAAAGGTGAGTGTCTGTCAGCAGGAGCTGTCACGCGTGGAGCCTCCTGGAGCTCCCCAGCCTCCGTCAGCCCTGCAGCCCTTGGGGGTCTTGATCAGGGTGGGATCTGCTTGTGGTGCCAGCCCACCCGCCCCTCTGTGGTTGTGCAGCATGCAGGGCACCCCGGTTGGAAGCTGGAGCTGCATGCGGGTCTCCCTAGGGAGATGTTCTCCAAAGCTGGGTGAGACTCCAGGTGAGGAGGGGAGTGCTCAGCCCCTTCTGTGGTCCCCTGTGGGGTGGAGTCCTTGTGGCTCCAAGTGAGAGCAGAGTCACAGCAGTGACTGTGGGCTGCTCCTTCTGTCCTCTGACAACCTGCCCAGCTCTGTGAGCCAGGTCCCATGAGATGGGAAGTCACggggagcagaggagctggctgcCACTGTCTTTCAGGTCTGCAGGGCCAGCCCCATCCACCTCtgtcctccatcctcccctcctgGGAAGGCTGGTTGGTCCCCTCTTCTGCCCCTGCAGACACTGGCCTTGGCCAAACCCTGGGTAGGCAGCTCCACTTCCATCCTACTCTGGGAAGGAGCTGCCCTTTGCCAATGAGGCCACCACCCAAGGGTGCCTGAGAAGCCGAGTGGGCAGCACGGAGGGCACACATACAGGACTAGCAGCTCTTTCTCCCATTTAACTTCCAATCAGGGTGGAAAAGAAGGAGAGAGCACGGTTGAAAACAGTGAAGTTCCACGCCAGGACTGGCATgattgagtccaacagggtaagTGCCGAGGTGGGGCTCAGCGGGGTGCCTGGAGGCGGTAGCTCAGGGCAGGGGTGGGATGAGCCCAGCAGCCAGAGGTCCCGGTGGGGCAGCTGGAGCAATCCCAGAGCAAACAACAGCGCAACTGGACCTCCCCAGGCCCTCATCTGCTCGACACAAATCCTGTGTGACTCTGCTGGGGGTGAGCAGAGGAGCCCGGGATGGTGTGAAAGTGCTGGGGAAGGACCAGGAGTGGTGGGGGAGCAGAGCCTGTCCCACCGCAGCCCGTGGCTGGGAGCTGACTGCAGGCAGCTTGTGCAGGTGAAGGTAGCTGCCCTCACCCGAAGCACTTAGCAAGCGGACAAGGAAGGGAGAACAGCCTGGCtacccctgcagagctgctgattGCCCCATCAGCTTCCCAGCATCCCTGCCACATGTTTTTCTCcatgcttaatttttttcctgcattacagTTTTCATGTAATCTCCATGATTTCATTTGAGGGTAACTGCCCTGACACAGCTCCTCATTgtctcttcattttaatttttcccacaTGCATTAAACACCATTGTTTTTTCTGTCCTCCCTTCCATCTCCATGTTCTTCAGTCGATCAAAACGAAACGTAAAAAGAGTTTCCGCCTCTCTCGAAAGTTTCCATTTTACAAGAGCAAAGAGAACCTGGCCCAGGAGAACAGCGGACAGGAACGTAAGTAGCAGCTGGCCAGAGAGGGCGAGCGTGCCATCCTCAGGTCCCCTTCCTCTGGGGGAGACATTCGGCACGTTTCCGTAGGCAGAGGTCCTGGCATCTGCCCGTGTTTGGGTCCGTGCTCCAGTCGTGCCAGCAGCTAGGGAGAAACCGGAGCTTGAAACGAAAGCAGCGGCTGTGGGCTGgtgctctttttctctctctcatgttCAGTGTCTTCATCCTTTCATCCAACTGTACACCCGCCTGaccccctgctctgcctccccctgctctccccgcTCTGCTGcgggctctgctccctccctccgcctGCCAAGGGCTGCTCCCCTCTAAGCAAGgggctgccacctcctgcagagTTTCTCCTGTCCCCGTCAGGGCTGAGGGGTTGGGGTGGTCCCAGCCGCACTCCCCATCTCCCCTAGAAGTGACTCGCAGCTACGTATTCCCATGGGTGCCCTTCCTGTGGGTTAAACCCATGGGGAAGCCGTGCCCTTGCTGGTGGAGGAGCTGCCCACCCGTGACTGAGGCACATCTTTGGTAGCTGGCTGCACCAGCTGGCTTGGGGGCTCCCCAGCTCTCGCTTGGCAGCACCCCGGGGCTCCCAGCAAAGGCAGGGGGGCATTCAGCTTGTTGCCCCGTATCCTGACATGTCCAGCACTGGAGCTGCTCACCGAACCCCCAGATGATAAACTGCATCCGCTTCTTTGGGGAAATGTCCAGACAGCGCTGCGGTCCTCACACCTCGGGGAAGAGGAGGCGGGCAAGGCAGAGCCCTGTCTCTGCCCGGTGCCAGCGCAGTGAGCACATCCCCTCCCCTGCCGTGGCTCTCCCGGGCACGATGCAGAGGAAGGAGGCTGACGCTGGGCTGCTCTGGGGGCTGCCCTTGTCCCTCTGCTGCCCGTGCCAGGCTGGCGCCAGCTTCCAGTGAGCTTAGCAGCCAGCGCCAGCCTCTGCCCTCCAGTGACAGTGGAGTCTGTGTGTCCGGGTATCTTCTCGTAGTGCTGGGACGCAGCTGGGCTCCAGTCAGCCCCGTGCTGGTGCTGAGGGCTCGCTGCTCCCGGCCAGCCCTGCAGTGCAGTGACCTACGGCACGAGGATGGGGCAGGCAACGCTCCTTGCTAGCCCATGTCCCGGTCCTGCAGCTAGCTCCCTCCCCACGCTCTGCCACCGTCACCCCAGCTCGCAGTGGGGGGGTCCTTCCCCCGTGTTTCCACAGCCCGTGCGAGCACTGGGGTGTGGGCAGGCGGGGAAAGACGTGCCCTCCTGCCGCGTGTTCGAGGGCTGGCTGTGCTGTGTCTGCCCCCAGCACGGCCGGGCTGTGGCAGGGCTGCACCCGGCCAgtgcacccccaccccaccccccccggcatCACTGGGAAACGGCCTTGGCCCCACTTGCCGGCAGCTTGGGGGTGCAGTCGCTCGGTGccagcagatgctgctgtggCCACCTTCCCCAGACCCAGAGTGGCCTTTGGGGGCTCTTTGGCAGAGAGGATGAGCTCGGTGGGGGGAGGTCTGGCCGCGCAAGGCGAGACGTTGGCAATGGGCTGATGGCGTCAGCTCTGAAAACGTTTAACCTCACTTGCAGTTGCAGCTCTGGGCCATTCTGCACTCCTGTCACTAATGCTGGTCTGGCtctgtctccccccacccctctgacTGCCCTCTCCCGcgctctcttctcttcccttttcccccttctcgCTCTCTGTGAAATCAGGACTTCCCTGGGTTAAGTGACGATTATTATGGAGCAAAGAACCTGAGTAAGTTGAATTTCAATGCACATCGTTCACTTTCCGTCGCTGGCATGCCTGGTGGTGCCTGGGGAACGGCCGGGCTCCGGCCGGGGCAGCTGTGCTTCTCTGGGTGTGGGAAAGGaggagccccccccctcccccccgtcccctccctggGCGCTGCCCCTCTGCTGGGAAGCGGATGCCGCATCTGCTGGGGGATGCCGCGTCTGCCGGGGGATGCCGCGGGGCTTGAGGAggtgccgctgctgctgctgcacgcAGGGTGGACGGGGGAGTTTGCTTGGGGAGGTTGGCCGTGCCCGACGCGCGCCCACCTGAGGgctgccccccaacacccaggGCGAGCTGTGCCGCctcatcctcttcttcctcctgcttctcGCTGGGCTGGCTGCCGGTTTAGCGCTCGGAGACTTGGAGCCGCTGCCAGTGCGGGTGGGAGGTGGCTGTGACCGTGACGGGTCTCCTCTGAGCGGGGCGCGACAGCATTTTGAAGTGTTGCCACCTCCCTCTGGGGCACCACATAGCCAGAGCTGCAAAATATCACTGGTGGGAGCCCCTCAGCCCTCCCAGCTGGGCACGAGTCCCCCGCCGAGCCCTGCACCCCCCACTGCGTGGGGCAGACCGGGGCAGGCAGTGGCCAGCAAGCCTCTGTGGGGCAGTCGCAGCACTGGGATCAGCCTGAGCAAGCAAAGCCCCGGACTCTGTCCTATCCTGTCGCTGTCTTGTCTCTGTGAGTCCCAGTCCCATCCCCAGAGGTAGGCTCCCCCGTGCCAGCGTGGAGCtgtgccctcccctgccccccgtGTGCATGCTGCACCCgctccccccaccagcacccccctccccatgcactcCACCTTCCCTCCCTCGGCATGGGGAGCCCGGCACCTGCCTGGCAGCcccctcccagcatccctgccTTCTCCTGGAGGAGCCGAGCATCCCCTTCCACGTCCCCGGTCTCCCAGCGAAGGGCAGGAGATGCCACCCTGCCCATCCGGCGCAGGCTCGTCCCAGCGGGTGctggggtgtgggttttttgggaggCTGGTGCTGCCCTGCCAGGGGTCAGCAGCGCTTGGTGACAGCCGGGTTGTCTCTGTGCCCTCTGCCCACGCTCCTTCTGAAGGGGTCTCTCTGGTTGCTTTTCAGAGGGCGTGACATCAAACACCAGTGACAGCGAGAGCAGTTCCAGTAAGTGCCTCTCGCCTGCTCTCCCACccctgtgcacgtgtgtgtgtgtgtgtgtatatgtgtgcacaCGTTTTGGCACTTCCATCTTGTCTTGTCCCGGTGGTGGTTCTGTtcggaggctggtccttcctgcTGGTGATGCCGAGATGCTGCGGCCAGCTTCCCcctcggggctggggggcaggagcgagcctgcctgctcccctgccctctccaggCTGCAGGGCTCAGCTCCGAGGCTGGGTGGTAGGTTCCCAGTCCATGGTGGTCCCCCATCCTTGATGCCGTGCTGCGGGAAGTGATGGGTCTGTAGCATAGGTAGCTCCTGGAGCCCAAGCCTGTACGAGAGCATGGGGGTCCAGCTGCAACCCGTGCTCCCTTTATCCCCGGCAAGTGTTCTAAATACCTGCAGCACGTCCCTGAGCCCGCAGcggcaggggggagggagagagaaggcttGACCTAGAGCTGGGATGTGAATAATTAACGTGGATCAAGGGCTGGTAACCGCATGCCCGTCGCGCTCCACATCCCCGGGAGCCTGGAGGcgtccccagggctgcaggaagcTGGCGGGCGCAGaggggctgggaagctgctgcGAGCGCTCACCTgcctctccctggctctcttGCAGAAGGACAAGAGGACACCATCCTGTCGTACGAGCCGGTGACGCGGCAAGAAAGTAAGTCCTGGTGCTGAGCTGCCCCGTACCCGCTCCAGCTTGGGCACCTGTGTCCCCGGCACAGCCAGGGCCACCAGTGccacctcctcccttcctctgccGAACCAGCAGCACGCCAGGTGAACGCGAGCGGAGTTTCTTGTCTGCTGCGTGCAACAGGGAGCCAAGTGCTCACGGAGCCTCCCggggctctccctgccctccatcaCCCCTTTTTAATCAACAGAAAAGACTTGTGACCTGGTCTGTAAGACCAAGGGAGAGATCTAGAGCTAAAAGTGAGCTGGGCTTTAGTCCCCGGCTGAGGACGGGATTATCCCTCCCTGTCTCGGGCCAGatccctgctgcaggcagagcagtcCCCCTGGCCCTCAGCATTTAGCCCTGCTTGATGCTCAGTCATAGAAccatagtttgggttggaagggaccttaaagcccatccagtgccaccccctgccctgggcagggacacctcccaccagaccaggttgctccaagccccgtccaacctggccttgaacccctccagggatggggctcagTCCCTGCAGACCCTTTCACAGGCTGAATAGTCCCAGCCTTGGTGCTCTCTCCTTGCCAGGAGCTGAATCAGACTTTAAGGTTCCCGTGGCTCCTGCGGCTCGGTGGCACCCTTGCCCAGCTGTCCCACTTGTCTGGCTCCTGCCCCGAGCAAGGGAGCAGCTTTGCTGATCTGTGACCCCGGGGCCGCGCAGATGGTTTGGGTCAGATGGGAAGGAGATGTTGACCATGACTGGGAGGAGATAAGCTTGTAGGGAGGCGGCACCTTTGGGTGCCCGTGTGAGCAGGAGCACCCGCTGCCAGCAGGGAAGGGGCAAGTTGATGCTAAAAGTGGCAGTGGGGTCAGCTGCCCGCAGCACGGACGCAGCCTCAGGTGGTGGCTCTTGTTCGCAGTTCACTATGCGAGGCCGGTGATCATCCTGGGACCAACAAAGGACCGAATTAACGACGATCTCATCTCCGAATTCCCGCACAAGTTTGGTTCCTGCGTGCCACGTAAGTCCCAGCTGGCGCCCGGTGCctttgctggagggagggaggggggcagcgggggcccTGTACTCGCGTGGTCTGGCTCACagtgtggggagggggctgggagcatGGGTGGGTTTTCTGCCCCCCCAAGAGGTTTGGGGTGCATCACGCCGGGTTTGCTTGTGATGCCTGCTCTCCTCCAGACACCACCAGGCCCCGGCGTGAGAACGAGGTGGACGGACAGGACTACCACTTCGTGGTATCCCGCGAGCAGATGGAGAAAGACATCCAGGACAACAAGTTCATAGAGGCTGGGCAGTTCAACGACAATCTCTACGGCACCAGCATTCAGTCGGTGCGGGCAGTGGCAGAGAGGGTGAGTGCCGGGTGGCATTCCTGGGACCGGGACGCATCCAGCCAGAGCCCGGATGCATTCGGCAGTTCCCCTCCTCGCCCCATGTCGTTAATGAAGGGTTGTAACCACATTAAGCAAGTATGACAAgtttacaggtacctaaagggtgggttgaaggatgatggagccggactcttctcagtggttcccagtgacaggacgaggggcaacgggcacaagctggaacatgggaagttccattcaaatatgaggagaaacttctttccggtgagggtgccagagccctggaacaggctgcccagggaggtcgtggagtccccttctctggagacctttaagacccacctggatgcagtcctgagtgatgtgctctgggcaaccctgcttcagcaggggagttggactagatgatctctagaggtcccttccaactctgacaattccgtgattccgtgactcgGGCCTCTCCTCCCTCCGGAGTCCTGCCATGCCACGTGGCTGCTGTTCTCAGCCACGTTACTCCAGTGTCGCTCCTCTGTCATCCAAACTCCACCCGAGAGCCCGGCGTTGGTGGCACCAGCCTCGTGCTTaggagctggcagggcagaggtgCCCTCCTCGAGGCAGCGGCGGTTCCTCCACTGGAGCACTGGAACGTCCTGAGGGCTCCAAAATTGTTTCAGGTGTTCAGAGAAAGATGCGGTCCCTTTGCACTGCTACTGTCCTGCCCTAAGCGGGAGGGAACATAAGGCCACTAGGAGTTGGTTTGTGTCTCAGAGGGGTGTTTCATCTCTCTGGCTCCTCTCTTTTGTCAGTACATCTGTATGAACAAGCTGTTTCCCACGTGGGTGGACTGTGTGGGTAGGTCTGATCCCGGTTGTCTCTTTTCCAGGGGAAACACTGCATCCTGGACGTGTCTGGCAATGCTATCAAGAGGTTGCAGCAAGCACAGCTTTACCCCATTGCCATTTTCATCAAACCAAAATCCATTGAAGCTCTCATGTAAGTGCAATGCCGTGTTCTATGCCTCTCCAGGGCGAGCAGCTCTGGCGTGTCGGGGGTTTGTCCGTCAGCTGCCTCTGCCCTTTAGAAAGCAGGGGAAGTTGCTGCTGATGCTGAACTTGTCCCTTGTTAAGAGGAGCTGggcccagtgctgtccctccACATCCACTGCCATGGTGCATCTGGGCTCCATGGACTGCTCTTGGAGCCCTTCCTTTGCCCCAAAGAGGATTATCCATGGTGAATCTGAAAACACACCCAAATGTGCCTGATGTCCCCTCCTCACCTGGGCCCTGCATCCAGCCGGGCTTGTTGCCGACCGCCCGCAGTGGTGGATGGCAGCTGGGTGGTGGCTGAGCCaggccagccctggggaggagagaggggacgtCTCCTGTGTGCTCCAGGGGGACCTTCTGCTcgtcctgctgctcccagccctgggcagctcAGGCTGGAAAGGACATTAAAGCTGAGCTTGCAATTTTtcgaagcagcagcagagaatatGATCTGTGAGGAGATCTGGTAGCTAGAGATGGACTCTCAGATCAGAGAAGACTCTGCTGGCACCGAGGGGACTGGGAAAACCCCTTCTCAAGCCAGAAGGGGTGGAACTGCTTATCTGGGAGGGAACCTAGGCAAGGAGGGTGGTGACAGGCTCTGGAAAAGCAGGGAGACTTCTGCAGTGGTCTTGCAAATTCCGGGGATTGCCTGGATGCGAGTCCCCTGCTGTGCTgtggtgggaggggtgggggggtggcgatGGGAACCGTTGGAAGTTGAGATGAAGTGTCCCGGCAGCAAAGAGCGAGCGGGGAAGGGTCCTGCCTTTGAGAGCTGGGTCCTGCACAGCTTCCATTCCTGGTGTGCAGAGGCTTCCCAGGCACCCTGGCTCTGTGGGCTATTTCTGCTTCTGTTCATTGCTAAAAGAGCCGAGTTCCTATTTTTTTTGTACATGGCAGGGAGATGAACCGGAGGCAAACGTACGAACAGGCCAACAAGGTCTTTGACAAAGCCATGAAACTCGAGCAAGAGTTTGGAGAGTATTTTACAGGTGAGTGTTCTGAGCAGGCTTgtatctgatttattttatttatccgGCTGGCAGCTGTGACCTCTCTACCAGCACTGTCTTACTGCAGGGTCATGGGAAAATGTCCGGCTTcatcaaagcaaaaaagaaagggcGCTTTGCCAGCAGGGCTCTGCAAAGGGACTGCTCCAAGATCGGTGGATAAGAGTAAACCGGCTCTAGAGAAGGAGACAAGTTGTCAGGCAGGATTTTTCGAGTTTGTGAAAGCTTATCACcaactttaataataataaaaaaaaaaaaagaaaaaaaaaaaaaagaaaaatccccaggCAGGGTAAGCGCAGCACGGATTAGGGGTGCTACCAGGCTACAGGAAATAAAACTCCCTGCAGAGGGGAAAGGTGAACGttttcaaaaagagaagagagtGATTTTAAAGAGGGAAGATAAAATATTAGTGACCTAAATGGTGGAGACTGTCCTGAGTTATTACAAAACATCTCCCAAAAAAAGACTGGAAGTTTGGCTGGCTTCCTAAGTAGTCTTTGCTGACGAGCCAGTCAGGGGCTGCTGGCACTTTGTGCCTGCAGAGATGAGCTGCTCATGACACAGGCATCCTTGTGCGTTAAGGAACTAACGTTTGTAACATGATTAATTCTGGAAAAGCACAGGCAGGTGAAGAGGCAGAGAAACTGGTCTTCCATCTTTCCTCCAGTGCAGTAACTGTTTCTTCTAAAGCTGAGGAGTGATAAACCTCCCAAACTCTGTATTACCACCCAACAGCTACCGGGGAAAATCCCAAACGTTTTCCAGAAAGGAAGCTCAGCTGAGCAAATGTATGGGTGCAAACAGGGTAAAAGCTTTCCCCAGAGCTCCTGTCCCTGGCAGCAGTCCCAGAGCTGCCGGCTGCTCTTGCAGGAAGAGCCCAAAGGACGCgtgctgtggtttcgctggaccCTCGGCACGCCGTCGTGCGCTTGGAACGGCGGGTTTGCAGTCGACCTGGGGAAGGAATG
Proteins encoded:
- the DLG3 gene encoding disks large homolog 3 isoform X6: MMNSSMSSGSGSLRTSEKRSLYVRALFDYDRTRDSCLPSQGLSFSYGDILHVINASDDEWWQARLVTPHGESEQIGVIPSKKRVEKKERARLKTVKFHARTGMIESNRSIKTKRKKSFRLSRKFPFYKSKENLAQENSGQEQGQEDTILSYEPVTRQEIHYARPVIILGPTKDRINDDLISEFPHKFGSCVPHTTRPRRENEVDGQDYHFVVSREQMEKDIQDNKFIEAGQFNDNLYGTSIQSVRAVAERGKHCILDVSGNAIKRLQQAQLYPIAIFIKPKSIEALMEMNRRQTYEQANKVFDKAMKLEQEFGEYFTAIVQGDSLEEIYSKIKQIIEDQSGHYIWVPSPEKL
- the DLG3 gene encoding disks large homolog 3 isoform X7; translation: MMNSSMSSGSGSLRTSEKRSLYVRALFDYDRTRDSCLPSQGLSFSYGDILHVINASDDEWWQARLVTPHGESEQIGVIPSKKRVEKKERARLKTVKFHARTGMIESNRDFPGLSDDYYGAKNLIHYARPVIILGPTKDRINDDLISEFPHKFGSCVPHTTRPRRENEVDGQDYHFVVSREQMEKDIQDNKFIEAGQFNDNLYGTSIQSVRAVAERGKHCILDVSGNAIKRLQQAQLYPIAIFIKPKSIEALMEMNRRQTYEQANKVFDKAMKLEQEFGEYFTAIVQGDSLEEIYSKIKQIIEDQSGHYIWVPSPEKL
- the DLG3 gene encoding disks large homolog 3 isoform X8, translating into MMNSSMSSGSGSLRTSEKRSLYVRVEKKERARLKTVKFHARTGMIESNRDFPGLSDDYYGAKNLKGQEDTILSYEPVTRQEIHYARPVIILGPTKDRINDDLISEFPHKFGSCVPHTTRPRRENEVDGQDYHFVVSREQMEKDIQDNKFIEAGQFNDNLYGTSIQSVRAVAERGKHCILDVSGNAIKRLQQAQLYPIAIFIKPKSIEALMEMNRRQTYEQANKVFDKAMKLEQEFGEYFTAIVQGDSLEEIYSKIKQIIEDQSGHYIWVPSPEKL